From Pagrus major chromosome 6, Pma_NU_1.0, one genomic window encodes:
- the cacna2d2b gene encoding voltage-dependent calcium channel subunit alpha-2/delta-2b, with protein MAIGKRSCSIVCLVSIQIILMFSASWPGAAGLTFPQQYTIMHWARRIEQEIDRVFQHITGAQQLKGIYNEERRRFSLVRNQPRKIVEKVASDIEKLLAKKRKALDRLASEAERLQREHLWQDGIKELDMAYYDSKAELDYYSMDGEGEVENPSHIKLEFVYDPNFKNNVNYSYTAVQIPTDIYKGAPVILNELNWTQALEKVFMENSQEDPSLLWQAFGSATGVTRYYPATPWKAPDKIDLYDVRRRPWYIQGASSPKDMVILVDVSGSVSGLTLKLIKASVMEMLDTLSDDDYVNVARFNEKAEAVVPCFKHLVQANVRNKKIFKDAVQQMQAKGTTDYKSGFHFAFNQLLNKTNVPRANCNKIIMLFTDGGEDRAQDVFMQYNWPNKTVRVFTFSVGQHNYDVTPLQWIACTNKGYYFEIRSICAIRINTQEYLDVLGRPMVLAGSDAKQVQWTNVYQDALGLGMVVTGTLPVFNLTMDGKSQNQLILGVMGVDVHLDEIKRLTPRYNLGANGYIFAIDPNGYLLLHPNLQPKLVNLPEPVTLDFLDAEVEDSNKEEIRRQMIDGRPGEMQVKTLIKSIDEQYIDEVFRGYTWTPINGTDYSLGLVLPPYNEFYIQADLSDVMLQLQYMQSLLPSSFESAGHVFLAPREYCKRLHLSDNNTQFLQNFLSLMLDISPESDECDQGLIHNLILDSRIIGQLASRVWKNKDLNSYGFLAVFASTDGGITRVFPNIAAELWDEDPEPFNSNYYRRSLDNKGYMFRAPTKSALDDPVGAENGTVGILVTSAVEVNLGGKLLKPSVVGVKLDLEAWVDKFKILASNVSDSRQGSHKCGPSRSCEMDCEVNTDDLLCYLIDDGGFLVMSNQRDHWKKIGLFFGDVDPYLMHALYNNSIFTRRQSFHFQSACEPVSSSHTGAAPRGIFVPSIADILSLAWWTSTVAWSVTQQLLYGLAYNSWLYQDDVLVDGFETKESSCVTIQSQFYFTNTTNSYNVLQDCGNCSRLFHAKRIESTNLLFVVAETLPCSSCEIERLTQVRTEFQEENPCEVLSNARYRKGPTSCFDYSALENTSECGRGHALQSSIGVLLFIQLILPLFHL; from the exons GATAATGCACTGGGCCAGGCGTATCGAGCAGGAGATTGACAGAGTCTTTCAGCACATCACTGGAGCTCAGCAGTTGAAAGGG ATATACAATGAAGAGAGACGACGGTTTAGTCTGGTGAGGAATCAGCCTCGGAAGATTGTGGAGAAGGTTGCTTCAGATATCGAGAAACTCCTGGCTAAGAAGCGCAAAGCCCTCGAT AGGTTGGCCAGTGAAGCAGAGCGGCTCCAGCGAGAGCATCTATGGCAGGATGgaataaag GAGCTGGACATGGCTTATTATGACTCAAAGGCAGAGCTGGATTAT TATTCCATGGATGGAGAAGGGGAGGTGGAAAATCCTTCGCACATCAAGCTGGAGTTTGTGTACGATCCAAACTTCAAAAACAATGTCAACTATTCCTACACAGCTGTTCAGATTCCCACAGATATTTATAAAGGAG CTCCAGTCATTCTGAATGAGTTGAACTGGACGCAGGCGCTTGAGAAAGTGTTCATGGAAAACAGTCAAGAGGATCCGTCTCTGCTGTGGCAAGCGTTCGGGAGTGCGACAGGTGTCACTCGCTACTACCCAG cTACACCTTGGAAAGCCCCTGATAAAATCGACTTGTATGACGTCAGGAGGAGGCCCTG GTACATCCAGGGAGCCTCGTCTCCCAAGGACATGGTCATTCTGGTTGATGT GAGCGGCAGCGTCAGTGGACTCACCCTAAAACTGATCAAAGCGTCAGTGATGGAAATGCTGGACACTTTGTCTGATGACGACTATGTCAACGTGGCCAGG TTTAACGAGAAGGCAGAGGCTGTGGTTCCCTGCTTCAAACATCTCGTCCAGGCTAACGTGCGCAACAAAAAGATCTTCAAGGATGCAGTGCAACAGATGCAGGCTAAAGGCACCACGGACTACAAGTCTGGATTTCATTTTGCTTTCAACCAGCTGTTAAAT aaGACAAATGTCCCTCGAGCCAACTGCAATAaaataatcatgctgtttactgatggaggagaggacagagctCAGGATGTCTTCATGCAATACAACTGGCCCAACAAAACG GTTCGAGTTTTCACCTTTTCTGTGGGTCAGCacaactatgatgtcacaccTTTACAGTGGATCGCATGCACCAATAAAG GTTACTATTTTGAGATCCGTTCCATCTGTGCTATAAGGATTAACACCCAG GAGTACCTGGACGTGCTGGGCCGCCCCATGGTCCTGGCAGGCAGCGATGCCAAGCAGGTTCAGTGGACAAATGTGTATCAGGATGCTTTG GGTCTGGGGATGGTGGTAACTGGGACACTGCCTGTATTTAATCTCACCATGGACGGAAAATCACAG AATCAGCTGATATTAGGTGTGATGGGAGTCGACGTGCATCTTGACGAGATAAAGCGTCTAACACCACGGTACAAT CTTGGAGCCAATGGATACATATTTGCTATTGATCCAAATGGATATCTTCTCCTTCACCCTAATCTCCAGCCAAAG CTGGTGAACCTCCCTGAGCCTGTGACACTGGACTTCCTGGACGCAGAGGTTGAGGACAGCAATAAAGAGGAG ATCCGGCGGCAAATGATTGATGGAAGACCTGGTGAAATGCAGGTCAAAACTCTTATTAAGTCCATTGATGAG CAATACATTGACGAGGTGTTCAGGGGTTACACCTGGACTCCTATCAACGGCACAGATTACAG TCTCGGTCTGGTGTTACCTCCCTACAATGAATTCTACATCCAGGCAGACCTGAGTGACGTGATGCTGCAGCTCCAGT ATATGCAGTCGTTGCTGCCCAGCTCCTTTGAATCAGCAGGACACGTGTTTCTGGCTCCAAG AGAATACTGCAAACGTCTGCATCTTTctgacaacaacacacagttttTGCAGAACTTCCTCTCGCTCATGCTGGACATCTCCCCAGAATCtgatgagt gTGACCAAGGCCTCATCCACAACCTGATTTTAGATTCGAGGATTATCGGGCAGCTGGCCTCTCGTGTTTGGAAGAACAAAGATCTGAATTC GTACGGCTTCCTGGCTGTATTTGCCTCTACTGATGGTGGAATAACACGGGTGTTTCCGAACAT AGCTGCTGAGTTATGGGACGAGGATCCTGAACCCTTCAATTCAAATTACTACAGACGGAGCCTCGACAACAAAGGCTACATGTTCAGAGCTCCCACGAAATCTG CCTTGGACGATCCCGTTGGTGCAGAAAACGGCACTGTTGGAATTCTGGTAACTTCTGCTGTTGAGGTGAATTTAGGAGGCAAACTGCTGAAACCTTCAG TGGTCGGAGTGAAGCTGGATTTGGAAGCGTGGGTGGACAAGTTTAAGATCCTGGCCAGCAACGTGTCTGACAGTCGACAGGGCTCGCACAAG TGCGGACCATCCAGAAGTTGCGAGATGGACTGTGAAGTGAACACTGAC GACCTCCTCTGCTATCTCATTGATGATGGTGGGTTCCTGGTTATGTCCAATCAGAGAGATCACTGGAAAAAG ATCGGTCTTTTCTTTGGTGATGTAGATCCTTACCTGATGCACGCGCTCTACAACAACTCAATCTTCACCCGTCGTCAGTCTTTCCACTTCCAGTCTGCATGTGAGCCGGTCAGCAGCAGCCACACTGGTGCAGCACCGAGGGGCATCTTTGTG cCGTCCATCGCTGACATCCTCAGCTTGGCGTGGTGGACATCCACAGTGGCATG GTCTGTGACCCAGCAGCTACTGTACGGACTAGCCTACAACAGCTGGCTCTACCAAG ATGATGTCCTGGTCGACGGCTTTGAGACGAAGGAAAGCAGCTGTGTGACCATCCAAAGCCAGTTCTACTTTACAAACACCACCAACTCCTACAACGTGCTGCAAGACTGTGGAAACTGCTCacg GCTGTTCCACGCCAAGCGGATAGAAAGCACAAACCTCCTGTTTGTGGTCGCGGAGACGCTCCCCTGCAGCTCATGTGAGATAGAGAGATTGACACAGGTCAGGACAGAGT TTCAGGAGGAGAATCCATGCGAAGTACTGAGCAACGCACGATATCGCAAAGGCCCGACTTCCTGCTTTGACTACAGTGCCTTA GAAAACACGTCGGAGTGTGGACGGGGTCATGCTCTGCAGTCGTCCATAGGAGTCCTTCTCTTTATTCAGCTTATTCTGCCTCTTTTTCATCTCTGA